From the genome of Dermochelys coriacea isolate rDerCor1 chromosome 1, rDerCor1.pri.v4, whole genome shotgun sequence:
TTTATtagtcaattggaatataaaatgGAGGAACATTAGCTTGGTTAAAACAAAACTGCATGTGCCTGGATGCAGCACCTGGATTTCCCCCCAACCTGTCCTGGTAAAGCAGGATCTCATTGCAGTCCCTTCACACCTTATTTCTTTGTCTCACACTTCAGTCCTGTTCAGACTCCCCATCTGGCTCCCATTAAGGATGTCCTGGGGTCCTGCAGTGGTCCCTCAGAGGAAACAGGTGAGAAGACAGCATGAGGCCCCTCCTGCTCATGCTGGACAGAAACTTTGGTGCTGGTGGATGGACCAACTTTAACCTGCAAGGTAgagaggggaggaaaggcagtgacagggaaggggggggtggCAATGGGAAGTATGGGGAAAGGGAGATAGAAACAGGAAATTCTTTCTTTCTGCTCTTTGGGGCCACCCAGGCTGCTCCCTGAGTAGATGACAACGCATTGGGAACCTCGTCCATGcttgtacattttaaataaaacagtaCGTTTTTGATGTCCATCTTGTGTCCCTTATTTCAGAGTCTGGGGGGTTGAGAGGTCTGGTCACATTGGTCTCATGGAACCTGACCCTCTGGTCCAGCCAGTTGTCTTCTAGCTTAGGTAACTCCATTAATACCTTAGCAGTACTCGATACACCATTCATCTCCCTCCCCCTACATGCCTATGCAACGCATGCTTGTTTCATTGCTTACCCTTTGTCCCAGGAAAGAAAATACAGTGTAATAAAGGGTAACAATGCAAAAGGGAGCAGAGAAATTGAGTCAGACATACCATTCCTAAAAATAATACATGAACTTCCCATCTTTTCCACATGGCACTTGAGGCATGAGAACTACAACTCACATGAGGTACAGCAGCTGTGATGGACGCAGGTTAGTAGATTGATCTGAAACTAAACTGAAATGTTCCTCTTCAGGTTAACTCAacccaaagcaaaatatttccctttgattttcccaaaggaaaactgaaaaatgtcagcAAAATCTAAAGTTTctactgaaaaatttcaatgtTGCAAAAATAGCATTCTATgttgaaacaaaccattttgacaaaaatattcatgaataATTCCATTAATAAGTAAGTTACCAAACTAATGGATAACTGAGGCTTTCACAAGACTTTGTTCTTTGCAAGGATTTTTATAATGAAGGCAATGGAATGTGCTACCAAGTTCAAACAAAAAGTTAGTCACCCCCAAAGTATCTATTTTTAAGAGACCAAGTTTTATCCTCTCCACCTTACTGAACCCCTCAATACTTAAATACACTGAAATCTACACTAAGGACCACTTCTGTTAGACAATCCTGATCTCAAAGAACTGTTTTAGCATATGCAAGGCTTTTCCTAATACGACAGCTAATTGTTGCGGATCTTGGCTGCTCACTTAAAGACAAATTTCAGTGCCCTTACAGTTTTTTCTTCTCGTATTTTCAGTTCATCGATGGGCCTAATTCCATGCGTCACAGAAATCTGCTAGGAATTCCAGGCTTGATTCTGAGCTCTCTTTTATATTGGTGCAAGGCAACTGACTTTAGCAGAGGGATGCCCAAGTTACATCAGGCCCTAATATCTCCATTTTCATAACCACAAAGATTGCAAATTCAGTACAGCTAATTGAGTCTCAATATTAAGTGTTTTATTTTGTCAAATACAATTTTGACATTAAAATAGAAATTTGACTATACAACttaaagtagaaaaaaatatgaaaaggagCTTAATATCCCAAAAGTTAAATATCCACATGGATAGAACGTAAAGTCTCTTCAAAGGTATAAGCTGATTTAAAGTATCACTACCAAGTAACCAAAGTCATTTAATTTGTGACTACATAGTGAATTTGTAAATTCCTCTTAATCACTACTTGCTTTCCCTTGCAAAAGTATTTGGGATTGTACACCTGAAACTCACATGTTGCTAACTAGAAATTAGGCAGGGAGAAGGGTGGGAAATCAAGAATGTGGCTGACAATGGAGCATGACTAAGTCCTAAAATGTGGAAAAGAATAATTAATCTCTGAAATAATTGTACCTCTTAAAAGCACACAGAGCATATGTAATACATGGGGAATTTAACTTCAAGTACAAGACAGCGTGAAATTCTatcgcaggggttctcaaactgggggtcgggacccctcagggggtcacaaggtacttacatggggggggtcccgagctgtcagcctccacccccaaatcctgctttgcctccagcatttgaaTGTGtgttaaagtgtttttaatttataaaggaggggtcgcactcagaggctttctatgtaaaaggggtcaccagtgcaaaagtttgagaaccactgttctattgccattgaagtcaatggcaaaactcccatgggcttcagtgaagccaggatttcaccccctatTTTTAGTCCTAAAATACTCTGCAAGACCACTTTCCTTTAACCAAATAGTGATACTTTCTTTCAATCCTAACCTCCCCCGCTTTGTCTGCCTCATCTAGTGATTTTGGGATTTTGTCTTTTATGAGGTGTTTTCTGCAAGGTATGATTCCAAAGTCATTAAAGTCTAGCCATTACAGCAATACAATAATAAATGATTAACAGACTATCATTTACTAGTGAAAAGAGTTACATATAGGAAAGCTTCTTACGATCATTCAGTCTACATCCATGCTATAGCAGGATTAGTCTCTGCAATCATGAAACAACTGAGATTTTACACCCAGCATTATAAAATCATGGCATCATTGCCCTTTTCTCTcattccaaataaaaaaaaaaaaaaaaaaaaaaggtctttaTAGCAACTTTCTGTTTAAGAAGTGCCCATGCTCTCTAGGTAAATGTAGTGAACTCAACTCTTCCAAAAGATCTTTCAAAGGTTTGGGTGTTGAGTATTAAAGTTCTGAAGAACAGaatattcttaaaattaagcCTCTGGTACGAACACATTTTCTGGAATGTATATAGTGttgatttaaaaactggaaagagttaaTCATCTTAGGTTCTATAAAAATCAACTGCCTGAACTAAGTAACTATGTTCGatagtgtgtgagagagaaagaaatgcagATGATTGAAAGACCAGTACTGGATATTCTTTGGTGATTGGGTTCACAGCCCTTTACTGGTAATCAGGAGTTTAAAGAAAGTTAATATACACCTTGCCCACCTCCTTGAGCCCATTTTTCTTACAGAGGCAGTTTTCAAGCATTTCTTTTGTGGAGAGGAAGCTGTCAGTGTTCAAGACGAACTGCCTTAGAGCATTCTCGCCTGATAGGTGAGTTTTTCGTTTCTCCTTGTTGATGCTGTCTAGCAGGACTCCTCTGATATCCTTAGGCTTCCCTGGTACTCCAAACATTATAAAGAGGCCCAGGCAGTCTTGTCCCACCAGTGTGCAGAACTCTTCCAGCTTCTCAAACctgcttttgtttttgaaaggCTGGTCTGCTAACGTGGCTTCCTTGCTGGGCCCAGTTTCATCGTGGAGGAGCTCAGCCATCTGCAAAGACTGCACGGCAATCTGAAGATTGATTTGTTTGTCGGCTCCAGATAAAGTCCAGATCCAGTCAATCCCAAGCAGCAAAGACTGTTGCTTTGTCATCTTGCTGGTCGCGATACGCTCCTCCACTCCTTTTTCAATACAGAAACTGATGAAGTTAACCAAAAAGATCTCATTTAAAGTATCCATGGCTGGACGGAATTGGCTCTGAGGATCTTCAAATGCAAGGTATTCTTTCATCTTTTGAGATGCATGGACCACTCCTTGGCTGAATACCTCGTTTATAATGAGAATGTCAACCTTGTTTTTCTCGTTATATTCCTGTGATAATTTCTGGCCCATTTTCTCGGCAAAAAAGATATTCCCACATGCAGAATGCTCTGGGGTAGCTTCTTTTTCCTCTCAGTGAAAGCTGCGTGGTCACTGGGTTAAGTCGTACCTTTAAATATGCACAATGTTCACCCACTGCTTTCCAGAAAAAAGTCACACCAATAGCAGAGCTATGCTGTGCAAACAGGTCACAGTTCCGGAAAGGCAGATACACATTTTTCTGGGCATGCTCTCATTCAGCTCACTACCAGAAACCAGCTGAACAGGTTGGGTAGCTTTCACACAAAGTATCAGTTCTTCAGTGTGCATTATTCAGACTTTACACCTTTATCATTAATTCCAGCACCAGTTGTTTAACTTACCGtatccttttctgtttttaaagccACTACAAACAAGCCCTTCTagggagactggctggctcaTGGGAATATGGAACCATCCAGAACACTGGTTCAAATTCAGCTCAGGACAGTAGAGACCAACCTTCATTGCCAATTGACAGCTCTTCAGAGGGCTGTGTGAAATGAGCAGGTGGTTTCAGGTGAATTCTTAGTGGACACTTGTCCACTTTGCAAAATTTGCTAGCAATAATTAGTACCCAGGAGAAAGGCCAAGAAAAGAATGGAAGCTAAGTTATCCACTTGCCCCAGAGAAATACCTTGCAAGTCAAGGATTGGGGGGACATTTGCTTGACAAGGTGGGGAAGCTTAAACTGTTCCTGCCTGCCTGTACTGTCCTTCTCCTGGGGAACCCCAGACACTAGGGCTGTTCCATACACCACCTTTTATGAATATGTAACAGTTCATATAAACAAGCTCTTCCATTCTTACAAAATCCATCCCCCTCCTCTCTTTTCTTGGATTCGCTAAACATGAGAGTAGATGCA
Proteins encoded in this window:
- the REP15 gene encoding rab15 effector protein, with the protein product MGQKLSQEYNEKNKVDILIINEVFSQGVVHASQKMKEYLAFEDPQSQFRPAMDTLNEIFLVNFISFCIEKGVEERIATSKMTKQQSLLLGIDWIWTLSGADKQINLQIAVQSLQMAELLHDETGPSKEATLADQPFKNKSRFEKLEEFCTLVGQDCLGLFIMFGVPGKPKDIRGVLLDSINKEKRKTHLSGENALRQFVLNTDSFLSTKEMLENCLCKKNGLKEVGKVYINFL